GTAAAGAGCGTAGGTTCCTGCCTTCAGAGGATTTCCTGCGATCTTGACTTCCTCGGTGAACGTCAGTTTGGTCGATGCGTTCGCTCCCGTCCGCCAGATCTCGCCGAACGGCACGAGTTCGCCAAAGACCTTGCGTCCCTTGGCACTCGGACGTGCGTAGCTGAGTTTCACTTGTGTTAGAGCCACTTCCTGACTGATCTCAGCCAGTGGGCTCAGAACCGGAACTTTCAGGCTTGGTGCCTGCTGGCCTTGGCCAAATGCAAAAGTAGACAGTAAGAGAGCAAAAACCAACGATAAGCTAAATTTCATAATTTCCTTATTTACCTTCTTAAAAACGCAAGAATCCCGATCGAGCGGCATCAACGATGGTCTATCTCGATCTCCGATATTTTCTTCACTCGATTCGCGTGGCGGCCGCCTTCAAAATCGGTCGTGAACCACGCCTTTACGATATCGGGGATCGTGCCCTTAGGCGTTGTTCTGGCACCGATCGCGAGTATGTTTGCATCGTTGTGCAGACGTGCCAATTGCGCGGTTTCTTCATTCCACGCTACGGCCGCGCGAATTCCTCGGACCTTGTTCGCAGAGATCGCCATACCCGTACCGGAACCGCAGACGAGGATTCCCTCATCGAAATCGCCGCGTGCGACCGATTCGGCGACCTTTCGTGCAAAATCAGGATAGTCAACGGAATCGGGCGAATTCGTTCCCATATCCATGTACTCGACACCCAGCTCATCGAGAACATTCTTGATGTTCTCCTTCTCCTCGTAGCCGGCATGGTCGGCGGCGATCGCAACTTTCATAAACATAATTTTACGCGAGTATCAGTCCCAGACAAAAGGCGGCTTTCGTTTCGGAAAAAGCGGTTTGGTCTGAGCTTAGAGGCGGGAATATAATCTCACTATCAATGGATAGTGGTCGCAAAGTCTTACTGTTGACGCTTCTGGTGCTCCTGACGGCGTCCGGCAGCGTGTTCCCGCAGGAATATCTGCCTGAGCTTGTGAGGCGTATCAAGCCTTCAGCTGTTGCGATCGAGACTTACGACAGCCGCGATACGTCGCTGTCACGCGGCAGCGGATTTTTTGTCGCGCCCGACCGTGTAATAACGAATCGTCATGTCATCGACCGTGCGGCAAGGGCCGAGGTGCATCTGCAGAACGGTAGAAAGTTCCCGGTTCGCGGCGTTTTGGCAGTTGACGGTGAGGGCGACCTAGCTCTGCTGCGTGTCGAAGTGCCGCGGGATATGGCGATACCGCTGCCGATCATAATGTCGGTTCCGCAGGAAGGGCAGTCGATCGTCGTGGTTGGAAATCCGCTCGGTTTGGAAGGCAGCGTCTCGAACGGCATCGTTTCCGCAGTTCGTGAAATTGCAGGATATGGCCGCATCATTCAGATCACGGCGCCGATCAGCCCCGGTTCTTCGGGCTCGCCGGTCGTAAATATGATGGGGCAGGTCATCGGCGTGGCAACACTGCAGGCTGCCGAGGGACAGAGTCTGAATTTCGCCGTGCCGTCCGAACGAATTTTTCAAATGCGTGTCGGCGAGGTGCAGTCGTTCGCATCGCTGGCCGCAGAAACGCAGCGGAACAAGCGGTCGGCGGCAGAGCGGTCATATTCCCAAGGACTCGCACAGCTATCGCGCGACGATTACGCGAGGGCATTGCCGTTCTTTGAAAAGGCTGCCGAGATCGACCCGAACTATGCTGAGGCGTGGTATCAGGCCGGGTTTTGCTACGGCATTTTGGGGCGTCATGCGGATTCGCTGAGGGCTTCAAAACAGGCTGCTCGATTGCGTCCCGATTGGGCCGCGGCGTATGTGAATATCGGCGCATCGAGCTTTGCACTCGGGCAGTTTCGCGAAGCGGCGGACGCCTATCGTCAGGCCTTGCGTTATGACGAGGATAATTACGAGATACATTTTTCGCTTGGGCTTACATTTGGAAAGCTAAATCGCGCGGATGAGGAGATACTCTCATACAGACGTGCCATCGCCCTAAAACCGGATCACGCCGCGGCGTTGGAAAAGCTGGGCTCGGCGCTGTTTCAAAAGAGACGGTTTGCTGAGGCTGCGGCTGTTTACGAGGAGTTGAGGGCCTACAAGCCGGATGCCCGCACCTACAATTCGATAGGCGAATGTTATTTTGAGCTGAATCGTTTCGACGAGAGCATTGATGCTTTCAACGCGGCTCTCGGATATTTCTCCAACTTTGATCAGGCGCGATTTAATCTTGGCCGTGCCTATCTTAAGACCGGAAATCGTGAAATGGCGCTGGCCCAGTACGACATTCTGAAAAACTCGAGTTCCGAATGGGCGGACAGGTTATACGTTCTGCTGAATCCATGATCGTAATTTAACAATTGAAAATGGGAGAAAATCATATGAACAAGTTATTCACAATGGTGATCGCTTTATCTGCGGCAATATTTGCAGCCGCATGCGGAGGCGATACCGGAAATACCTCAAATAACGGTGCAAACAAGCCGGCGGCCAATGCGAAAACATCCGCAAATGCGGCAAAGCCCGCTGAGGAAGATCGCATCAAGTCGATATTTGCAATGAAGGGCGAGCGCATGCCCGATGACAAAAAGCTGGCGGAACAGAAGCGGGAGTTCGTGAACACGATCCATCTTTATTTGAAGCGAACTCCTGAAAATCTCAATTTCAACTGGGAAGAGCGATTCAAGAATCCGCTTGAGCAGAAGCTGGAAGAAGGTGAGCATACACTGTTCATCACTCTTGCGTCGGCAGCGGGTAAGAAATTGGAGCCCGGCGATTACGTTGCGACCGAGGACGAAGATGCAGCGGACAAGGCACCGAAAGACAAGACGCTTGCGATCATCACCATAATTCGTCCCGATGGAGCGAAACGCCTGAAGGGCAATGTTAAGGTAACGAGTGTCGATCCGATCATTTCGTATTCCTTCAATGAAAAGCCCGATGCACCCGGTTTGACGTCGATGGCATACGGAGCACCGTTCAAGAATTAGTGCGAAAACTTACTTTGCGAACAAGGCTGTCGGCATCGGCAGCCTTTTTTCGACGAAACTGTTAGCAACGGAAACGCGAAAGTTATAGAGTTGGTGAATATGGAATTGACCGTCGCCATTACGGGTGCTTCCGGCACGATATATGCGAAACGAACGCTGCAGCTTCTTGCTGAAAGCGGCGAGGTCGAGCAGATCAATCTGATCATGTCAGGCACTGCGGCGATAGTGGCACAGGTTGAGCTTAGCGTAAATTTGAAGGAGCCGACGGCGGAGAAATTCAATGAGTGGTTAGGGCTCGATGCCGGTTCCAAGCTGATACGCTTCTGGCGGCTCGATAACCTCGCGGCAAAGCCGTCGTCCGGTTCTCACAAGCAGGACGGCATGATCATTGTGCCGTGTTCGATGGGCACGCTTGGCGCGATAGCGAGCGGTGCAGGGACGAATCTGATCCATCGTGCTGCGGACGTTTGTTTGAAAGAAGGCCGCAAACTTATCATCGTCCCGCGCGAAACGCCTTATAACGCGATCCATTTGGAAAATATGCTGAGGCTGTCGCACGCGGGTGCCAGTATATTGCCCGCGAGTCCCGGATTTTACCATCGGCCGAAAAGTATCGAAGAACTTGTCGATCATCTTTGCTATCGAATTCTCGACCAGTTCGGGATATCGCACTCACGGAAAACACAATGGACGGGTGAAGAGGTAAGTGACGAGTGACGAGTGACGAGTGGAGAGAAAAAGGTAGAGAAACGGTATGAAAGCGTTAAGAGTTGCCGGTCTTTTAGTATTGTTCAGCGTTTGCGGTCTTACGCTTCTCGCACAAGAGCGATTTGTGCGGCCTGTAGACGAAGCGTCGAAAGATGCGTCGTTCCTTGCGTTTCGCAACAGGCTGATCACGGCGGTCGATAAGAAGGACGCCAGGTATATCTATTCGATAGTCGATCCTCGAATTCAGCTCAGCTTCGGCGGTGATGCGGGCTTGGCAACATTCAAGCGGACATGGAAATTGGAGAGCGCGAACAGTGAGTTCTGGAAAGAATTCGGGCTAGTTATCAAGAACGGCGGCAAGTTCATAAATCAGCCGAATGCTCCAAAACAATTCGCTGCTCCATATACATTCTCAGCATGGCCGGATGAAGTGGACGCGTTCGAATATCAAGCGATATTTGGCTTCGACGTTAATCTTCGTGAACGACCGACCACAGATTCACGGGTCATCGACAAACTTTCGTACAACATGGTCAAAGTTGACGGACAGAGGTCGATCACCAAGAAGAGCGGTAGATTTGCTTGGTATTACGTCGAAACGCTCGGCGGGAAGAAAGGCTTCGTCAGTGCCGATTACATACGCAGCCCGATAGACCTGCGTGCCGGATTTGAGAAAAAACGCGGTGCGTGGCGAATGATCTTTTTTATTGCGGGCGATTAGGTGTGATTTTGGACCCGACACAAAGGTTTTCGGACCGTGTAGATGACTATGTAAAATACCGCCCTTCGTATCCGGTAGGCGCGATAGAGGCGATCATTCGCGAAGCCGGCCTGTCTGCGGTTTCGACGATCGCGGACATCGGATGCGGCACGGGCATCTCATCGCGGCCTTTCCTCGAACGCGGCATCCGTGTCATCGGCATCGAACCCAATGACGCAATGCGTGCTGCAGCGAAGGAATATTTGGCGGGCTTTGACAATTTTTCGACTACGGCGGCGGCAGCCGAGAAAACCGGACTAAGTAATGATTCCGTTGATGCTGTCATCGCAGCACAGGCGTTCCATTGGTTCGATCAGGCGAAAACGCTTAAGGAATTTCGCCGGATCCTGCGTCCCGGCGGAAGCATTGTGCTGATGTGGAACGAGCGGCTGCTCGATGCGACCGAGTTTTTGCGGGAATACGAAGGACTGCTTCTGAGATATGCTACCGATTACAGCGAGATCCGGCACGACAAGTTTGGCCCCGACGCCGTGGGCAAATTTTTCGACGCGCCTTTTGAGCTGTTCGAATTCAAGAACATTCAATCGCTCGATCTGGAAGGCGTCATCGGCAGGGTCAGGTCGTCATCATATATGCCGGCCGCTGATTCACCGGTTTATGGCGAATTGATCGATAGCCTGCAGGCGTTGTTTGCCAAACACGCCGAAAACGATAGAATTGAGATTTTCTACGACACCCGCGTTTATATTTCGCGGCTATGATTTATGTCTTCAAACGATAACGACACTCCCGAATTGCGTACCATCACTCTGGCCCATTCACCCGATTCTGACGACGCTTTCATGTTCTACGGGCTGGCGACCAACAAGCTCGAGACCGAAGGACTCAAATTTGAGCACACTCTCAAAGACATCCAATCATTAAACGAAGATGCAAAGAACGGCGTGTTTGATGTAACTGCTATCTCGTTCCATGCCTACTCATATGTTGCAGATAAGTATGCATTATTGCCGCACGGTGCAAGCATCGGTGATAAGTACGGTCCGATCGTGGTTGCACGCGAACCGAAATCCGCAGATGAGATCGGTTCGTTGAAGATCGCTGTTCCCGGCGAAATGACGAGTGCGTATCTGGCTCTGAGGATCTTCAATAGGGATTTTGAGCATATCGTTGTACCGTTCGATGAGATCATCGATGCCGTACAGCACGGCCTTGCCGATGCAGGGCTGCTGATCCACGAGGGACAGCTTTTCTATCATCAGAAAGGACTTCACAAGGTGATAGACCTCGGCGAATGGTGGTTCGAGAAAACAGGATTGCCGCTGCCGATGGGCGGAAATGTGATCCGCCGCGACCTCGGACCGGAGTTGATGGAACAGGTGTCCAAGCACCTACACCGTTCGATCGTATATTCGATGGAGAACCGCGAAGATGCACTCTCCTACGCTATGCAGTTCGCTCGCGATATGCAGCCGGAACTTGCCGACCGATTTGTCGCGATGTGGGTCAACGACCTTACCTTGGACTACGGCGACCGCGGGAGGGAAGCCGTGAAACTGCTTCTCGACGAAGGCCACAAGGCAGGCATCATCCCGCACAAGGTGGATGTTGAGTTCGTCGGTTGATCCCGGGCTTTTCGGAAACCAATATTGCGGGTACGGCGTATCAGCAATACTGACCATCTAAAATGTCGAGGAGTTTCGCCGCAATGAAAAAATTCATGATCACTTTTTTGGCCGCCGTATTTGCCGCGGCCATTTCTATTTCCGCACAGCAAGATATGAAGCCACCGGTACCTAAAAAAGTTCCCAGCGTTCTGAAGATCCATGGTTATGAGATCGTGGATAACTACGCCTGGATGCGAGATCGAAACGACAAGAAAGATCCCGAGATAATCAAATATCTCGAGGACGAGAATGCCTATACCGAACACCATATGGGCAAACACAAAGGTTTCGTCGACTCGTTGTACAAAGAAATGCTCGGCCGCATCAAGCAGACCGACCTGAGCGTTCCCTACAAGAAAGGGAACTATTGGTATTTCACTAAGGTCGAGGAAGGAAAGCAATATCCGACATATCTTCGAAGCCGGACATCGGACGGTGCAAACCCGGAGATCCTGCTTGACCAGAACAAAATGGCCGAAGGCTTTCAGTATTTTGCTATCTCGATCTTTGAACCAAGCGACGACGGCAATCTGCTTGCGTTTGCAACCGATACCACCGGCTACAGGCAGTATTTGCTGCAGGTGAAGGACCTGCGAACCGGTGAGATACTTTCGGACACGATAGAGCGCGTAACGTCGGCCGAATGGTCGCCCGACGGGAAATACCTTTTTGTGGGACAGGAAGATGAGGTCTCCAAGCGTTCTGACAAGATCTGGCGGCACGAACTCGGCACCAAGAACACAGAGCTTATTTTTGAGGAGAAGGACGTTTATTTTAATTCAGGCGTCGGACGCTCACGCGACGGGCAGATGTATTTCATTGCATCGTATGCGAAGACCTCCACTGAATATCGTTATTTGCCGGCTAATGCCGTGAAGAACGGAAAGTTCAGCGTGCTGGCTCCCCGCCGCGAAGGCCACGAGTATTACGCTGATTTTGACCGCGGCGAGTTCTACATCCGCACGAACAAGGATGCCGAGAATTTCAAGGTCATGAGTGTTTCGCAGAAAGATCCGAACGAGAGGTATTGGAAGGCCTTCATTCCTTACAACCCGAGGGTGAAGATCGATGGGATCGACTTCTTCAAAGACTACGCAGTTGTTTCTGAGCTTGAGAACGGACTTGAATACCTCCGCGTGATGGACAGACGAACGCGTAGGGCTCCAATGCGAATACCGACCGACGAGAGCGTTTACACGATGGGGCTTGGGTACAATCCCGAATACGATACGCTCGTCGTGCGTTACGGCTATTCTTCGATGATCACGCCTAATTCGACCTATGAATTTGATTTCGCATCCCGCAAGTCGAAGCTGATCAAGCAGCAGGAAATACCGAGCGGCTACGACCGTTCAAAATATGAGACGGTTCGCGTTTGGGCCGATGCGCGGGACGGCGTGAAGGTGCCGGTTTCCGTAATGATGAAAAAGGGAACTAAGCTCGACGGTAAGTCGCCGATGCTGTTGTACGCATACGGTTCTTACGGATATTCGATGACGCCGAACTTCTCAACGAACAGGCTGTCACTTGTCGATCGGGGAATGATCTACGCTATCGCACATATACGCGGCGGCAGCGAGCTCGGCGAGCAATGGCGTCAGGACGGTCGTATGTTCAAGAAGATGAACACGTTCAATGATTTCGTTGATTGTTCAAAGTGGCTCATCAAGAACAAATATACCTCCGCAGACAGGCTTGTCATCCAAGGCGGATCGGCCGGCGGCCTGCTGATGGGTGCCGTAATGAATCAGGCACCGGAGCTCTACAAGGCCGCGATCGTGCAGGTTCCTTTCGTTGATGTCATGAACACAATGATAGACGATACGCTGCCGCTCACCACGGAAGAGTGGGTCGAATGGGGCAATCCTCGGGACGATAAAAAGGCGTGGGACTATATGTTCAGCTATTCGCCTTATGATCAGATAAAGAAGATGGCATATCCGAATATGCTGGTTGATATCTCGCTGAATGACAGCCAGGTGCCGTATTGGGAAGGTGCGAAATATGCTGCAAAGATCCGCGAGTATAAGACCAATGACAGCGTCGTTCTGCTGCGCACAAATATGGGCGCGGGCCACGGCGGTTCGTCGGGACGCTACGATCGCCTGAAAGAGATCGCATTTGAGTATGCCTATGCATTGACTCAGGTCGGGTTTGAGAAATAGCAGAAGCGATCATTTGAATATCACAGGGGCGGCCCAAGGCCGCCCATTTTTATTGCCAAATAGAAATTTTTAAAAAAGAAAAGATTTTTGTTGGAAAAACAAAAAGTTTTAACTATAATGACAGTTGCCGATCATTTATCGGCTCTCATCTTCTTTAGCCTAACCAAATAGAATCCTCCCAACAGCGGGGCCCGTCCTAGAAGAAAATCGGCTGATGCTGACGAACGACAAAGCAGTAAACATATTTATCGCCGCCGCGACGCCTTTTGCATTGGCGGCGGTGATCTACTCGATCCTAAGCATCACCCCCGCGGATATCGACAGTGGTGTAATCACGCTGACAGCGTTGACCATCTTCTGCAGCATTTACCTCAGGATCCAGCTTCCTCGGGTCAATATTCATTTAACGATCTCTGACGGGTTGATCATCCTATCTCTGCTGCTTTATGGCGGCGGCGTTACTGTATTTCTTGCGATGATCGAAACGCTTTTCGCTTCCGTTAATTTGAAGCGTAATGGCGTTGCGATAAGACCCCGCACCATTTTGGTGAATGTATATTTTGCTGCTATCGCGGTCTTTGCCGCTTCCCAGGCTGTAACATATGTTTTCGGTTCGACGGAACTTATCATGCAGCGTGGTGAGTTCACTAGTTTCGTATGGCTGCTCGGCGTAATGGCCTTGGTGCTGTTCGCGGTCAACTCCTTCTTGGTTGCGGTCTATACCGCGCTGAAAAAAGAACAGAGATTTTGGAAAGTCTGGACGGAAAACTGCTTTGATGCGGTACTGATGTATGTTACCGGTGCACTTGTCGCCGGTATCATAGTCAAGGCTCTCGAGCACATGAACATATATTTGTTCGCGGCCGTCGTCGCAGTATTCGGCATCATCTATCTGACGTTCCGGCGATTTGTAGAGGACCTGAAAAAGACCGTCGAGATCGCCCGCGAGGCCGAACGCGAACGAGCAGAACAGGCGGAATCGCATGTGCAGGAGCTACAGCACTACGTCGAGGAACTGGAACGCAGCGGAGCGGCTCTGCAGGAAAGCCATGAAAATTTCCGCCACGCGGCCTTTCATGATGCCTTGACCGGACTTCCAAACAGAAACTTCTTCATTGAGGCCTTAAAGGAACTCTTGGTCCAGAGCAGGGAGCACGCAGAGTGCAATTTCGCAGTACTTTTTCTTGACCTCCGAAGTTTCAAGACCATTAATGACAGTCTCGGCCATTCATTAGGCGACCGGCTCATCAAGAATGTTGCAAAACGCTTGTCCGGCCTCATTAGAGAAGATGATATGGTAGGGCGGTTCGGCGGAGATAAATTCGGAATTATCTTGAAAGACCTTCTCAGCCGCGATGAGGCAACCGCCTTTGCCGACCGTTTGGCGAAACGTATCGCAGAGCCGTACACGCTTGACGGCCGGCAGGTGTTTACCAGTGCCAAGATCGGTATTGCATATGGCAACTCAAAATATCCTGAGGCCGAAGACATCCTTCGCGATGCCGATATCGCGATGTACTATGCGAAGGATAACCAAAAGGACAATTACGTCATCTTTGACCAAAAGATGCACATCCGAGCTGTTACCCGGCTGCAGCTCGAAACAGATCTGCGTTTCGCAATAGAACGGAACGAATTTGAACTCTTTTACCAGCCGATCATTGCTTTGGAGACGGCTACGCTCGTCGGCTTTGAGGCCCTTGTTCGATGGAATCACCCGCAGCGTGGACTTGTCCCGCCGAATGAGTTCATTCCGATCAGCGAGACGACCGGCTTGATCATTCCGATGACGGTCCAGATCCTTCACTCGGCATGTACACAGACGGTGAAATGGCAAAAGCAGCTCCAGCAGGGAACACCGCTAAGCATTGCGGTCAATCTCTCGGGCAAACACTTCGCACACCCGGCGTTGGTCGAGCAGATCAACACTGTCATTACCGAAACAGGTATCGACCCACGCCAGTTGAAGCTTGAACTAACAGAAAGCGCGGTCATGGAAAACGCCGAAACTGCTATCCTGATGCTAAAGCAGATAAAAGAAACCGGCGTGCAGATCAGCATCGATGATTTTGGTACTGGATATTCTAGCCTTAGCTATCTGCACCGGTTTCCTATCGATCAGCTCAAAGTTGACCGTTCATTCGTTAGTGCGATGGAGGAAAATACCGAGAACGGAGAGATCGTCAGAACTGTCATCGCCCTCGCGAAGGCATTGAACCTGAAAGTAGTTGCAGAGGGAATCGAAAGCATACACCAGTTTCACCAGCTTCGTATCCTCGGCTGCGAATATGGCCAAGGATATCTGTTCTCGAAGCCGCTGCCCGTCGCTGAGATCGAACGTCTGATCACGGACAACCGCCGCTGGCAGAACATTCTGCCCGCGAGCCCGGCCGAACCTGTGCCGGCATCCGTCGGCACACCGAGAGATCAAAACATTCTTCGTATCGCCTGATCACCCGAGATCACCTGCAAATACCGAGGGTTTCGCTTCGAGCGGAAACTCGGTTTGGTATTTATGGGCAAGATTGAGCATCGTTGATTCCTTCCAAAAGTCGCACGTAAGTTGAACACCAATAGGCAGGCCGTCCGAGGATAGTCCGCAAGGGACACTGATCGCAGGAACGCCCGCAAGGTTTGCCGATACCGTATAGATGTCGCTCAGATACATCGCAAGCGGATCGTCGCTGCGCTCGCCCAACCTGAATGCGGTTGACGGCGAGGTTGGCGTCAGGATCGCGTCACACCGTTCAAATGCATTTATGTGATCTTGTTTGATCAAGGCTCTGACCTTTTGTGCCTTAGCGTAATAGGCGTCGTAGTAGCCGCTAGAAAGGACATAAGTGCCCAGCATAATTCGGCGTTTTACCTCGGGGCCAAATCCTTTTTCGCGCGTTTTCATGTACATTTGACGCAGTTCGTACGCTTCTTCGGCTCGGAAACCGTACCTCACACCGTCGTAACGCGCCAGATTAGAAGAAGCTTCGGCCGTTGCAATGATGTAGTAAACGGCGATGCCGTAGCGAACGTGCGGCAGATCGATGTCGAT
This sequence is a window from Acidobacteriota bacterium. Protein-coding genes within it:
- the rpiB gene encoding ribose 5-phosphate isomerase B; protein product: MKVAIAADHAGYEEKENIKNVLDELGVEYMDMGTNSPDSVDYPDFARKVAESVARGDFDEGILVCGSGTGMAISANKVRGIRAAVAWNEETAQLARLHNDANILAIGARTTPKGTIPDIVKAWFTTDFEGGRHANRVKKISEIEIDHR
- a CDS encoding trypsin-like peptidase domain-containing protein, which produces MDSGRKVLLLTLLVLLTASGSVFPQEYLPELVRRIKPSAVAIETYDSRDTSLSRGSGFFVAPDRVITNRHVIDRAARAEVHLQNGRKFPVRGVLAVDGEGDLALLRVEVPRDMAIPLPIIMSVPQEGQSIVVVGNPLGLEGSVSNGIVSAVREIAGYGRIIQITAPISPGSSGSPVVNMMGQVIGVATLQAAEGQSLNFAVPSERIFQMRVGEVQSFASLAAETQRNKRSAAERSYSQGLAQLSRDDYARALPFFEKAAEIDPNYAEAWYQAGFCYGILGRHADSLRASKQAARLRPDWAAAYVNIGASSFALGQFREAADAYRQALRYDEDNYEIHFSLGLTFGKLNRADEEILSYRRAIALKPDHAAALEKLGSALFQKRRFAEAAAVYEELRAYKPDARTYNSIGECYFELNRFDESIDAFNAALGYFSNFDQARFNLGRAYLKTGNREMALAQYDILKNSSSEWADRLYVLLNP
- a CDS encoding UbiX family flavin prenyltransferase yields the protein MELTVAITGASGTIYAKRTLQLLAESGEVEQINLIMSGTAAIVAQVELSVNLKEPTAEKFNEWLGLDAGSKLIRFWRLDNLAAKPSSGSHKQDGMIIVPCSMGTLGAIASGAGTNLIHRAADVCLKEGRKLIIVPRETPYNAIHLENMLRLSHAGASILPASPGFYHRPKSIEELVDHLCYRILDQFGISHSRKTQWTGEEVSDE
- a CDS encoding SH3 domain-containing protein; translated protein: MKALRVAGLLVLFSVCGLTLLAQERFVRPVDEASKDASFLAFRNRLITAVDKKDARYIYSIVDPRIQLSFGGDAGLATFKRTWKLESANSEFWKEFGLVIKNGGKFINQPNAPKQFAAPYTFSAWPDEVDAFEYQAIFGFDVNLRERPTTDSRVIDKLSYNMVKVDGQRSITKKSGRFAWYYVETLGGKKGFVSADYIRSPIDLRAGFEKKRGAWRMIFFIAGD
- a CDS encoding class I SAM-dependent methyltransferase; this encodes MLDPTQRFSDRVDDYVKYRPSYPVGAIEAIIREAGLSAVSTIADIGCGTGISSRPFLERGIRVIGIEPNDAMRAAAKEYLAGFDNFSTTAAAAEKTGLSNDSVDAVIAAQAFHWFDQAKTLKEFRRILRPGGSIVLMWNERLLDATEFLREYEGLLLRYATDYSEIRHDKFGPDAVGKFFDAPFELFEFKNIQSLDLEGVIGRVRSSSYMPAADSPVYGELIDSLQALFAKHAENDRIEIFYDTRVYISRL
- a CDS encoding ABC transporter substrate-binding protein — its product is MSSNDNDTPELRTITLAHSPDSDDAFMFYGLATNKLETEGLKFEHTLKDIQSLNEDAKNGVFDVTAISFHAYSYVADKYALLPHGASIGDKYGPIVVAREPKSADEIGSLKIAVPGEMTSAYLALRIFNRDFEHIVVPFDEIIDAVQHGLADAGLLIHEGQLFYHQKGLHKVIDLGEWWFEKTGLPLPMGGNVIRRDLGPELMEQVSKHLHRSIVYSMENREDALSYAMQFARDMQPELADRFVAMWVNDLTLDYGDRGREAVKLLLDEGHKAGIIPHKVDVEFVG
- a CDS encoding S9 family peptidase, whose product is MKKFMITFLAAVFAAAISISAQQDMKPPVPKKVPSVLKIHGYEIVDNYAWMRDRNDKKDPEIIKYLEDENAYTEHHMGKHKGFVDSLYKEMLGRIKQTDLSVPYKKGNYWYFTKVEEGKQYPTYLRSRTSDGANPEILLDQNKMAEGFQYFAISIFEPSDDGNLLAFATDTTGYRQYLLQVKDLRTGEILSDTIERVTSAEWSPDGKYLFVGQEDEVSKRSDKIWRHELGTKNTELIFEEKDVYFNSGVGRSRDGQMYFIASYAKTSTEYRYLPANAVKNGKFSVLAPRREGHEYYADFDRGEFYIRTNKDAENFKVMSVSQKDPNERYWKAFIPYNPRVKIDGIDFFKDYAVVSELENGLEYLRVMDRRTRRAPMRIPTDESVYTMGLGYNPEYDTLVVRYGYSSMITPNSTYEFDFASRKSKLIKQQEIPSGYDRSKYETVRVWADARDGVKVPVSVMMKKGTKLDGKSPMLLYAYGSYGYSMTPNFSTNRLSLVDRGMIYAIAHIRGGSELGEQWRQDGRMFKKMNTFNDFVDCSKWLIKNKYTSADRLVIQGGSAGGLLMGAVMNQAPELYKAAIVQVPFVDVMNTMIDDTLPLTTEEWVEWGNPRDDKKAWDYMFSYSPYDQIKKMAYPNMLVDISLNDSQVPYWEGAKYAAKIREYKTNDSVVLLRTNMGAGHGGSSGRYDRLKEIAFEYAYALTQVGFEK
- a CDS encoding EAL domain-containing protein codes for the protein MLTNDKAVNIFIAAATPFALAAVIYSILSITPADIDSGVITLTALTIFCSIYLRIQLPRVNIHLTISDGLIILSLLLYGGGVTVFLAMIETLFASVNLKRNGVAIRPRTILVNVYFAAIAVFAASQAVTYVFGSTELIMQRGEFTSFVWLLGVMALVLFAVNSFLVAVYTALKKEQRFWKVWTENCFDAVLMYVTGALVAGIIVKALEHMNIYLFAAVVAVFGIIYLTFRRFVEDLKKTVEIAREAERERAEQAESHVQELQHYVEELERSGAALQESHENFRHAAFHDALTGLPNRNFFIEALKELLVQSREHAECNFAVLFLDLRSFKTINDSLGHSLGDRLIKNVAKRLSGLIREDDMVGRFGGDKFGIILKDLLSRDEATAFADRLAKRIAEPYTLDGRQVFTSAKIGIAYGNSKYPEAEDILRDADIAMYYAKDNQKDNYVIFDQKMHIRAVTRLQLETDLRFAIERNEFELFYQPIIALETATLVGFEALVRWNHPQRGLVPPNEFIPISETTGLIIPMTVQILHSACTQTVKWQKQLQQGTPLSIAVNLSGKHFAHPALVEQINTVITETGIDPRQLKLELTESAVMENAETAILMLKQIKETGVQISIDDFGTGYSSLSYLHRFPIDQLKVDRSFVSAMEENTENGEIVRTVIALAKALNLKVVAEGIESIHQFHQLRILGCEYGQGYLFSKPLPVAEIERLITDNRRWQNILPASPAEPVPASVGTPRDQNILRIA